Proteins from one Salinispora arenicola genomic window:
- a CDS encoding Lrp/AsnC ligand binding domain-containing protein → MVQAYILIQSEVGRARDVAGQIADIPGVVRVDAVTGPYDVVLLCEANTVDELGNLIVSRVQMVPGITRTLTCSVVRL, encoded by the coding sequence GTGGTACAGGCATACATACTCATCCAGTCGGAGGTCGGCCGAGCACGTGACGTGGCCGGTCAGATCGCGGACATTCCCGGCGTGGTCCGCGTCGACGCCGTCACCGGGCCCTACGACGTGGTCCTGCTCTGCGAGGCGAACACCGTCGACGAACTGGGTAACCTCATTGTCAGCAGGGTGCAGATGGTGCCCGGTATCACCCGCACCCTCACGTGTTCGGTGGTGCGCCTCTAA
- a CDS encoding DUF3515 family protein: MDRMPDSPTTAASRGGINPDDENADLRDETDAVDGSARGGRDRSNRGAALIATAVAIPVTVLAGVLAFTRLAPDQSAPEPNASATPQVQSTAAVEMAAPTLAERPATVCRALLSQLPPTIRDLPQRPVTAGPEQNAAYGDPALTVACGGAAPTFAATDKLWLVNRVCWYGHEEGDGTVLSTVDRETTVTVRVPDGYDQPLQWVSPVAETIVATVPSTDDAPSGCLPG; encoded by the coding sequence GTGGACAGGATGCCCGACTCCCCGACAACCGCCGCCTCCCGCGGTGGGATCAACCCCGACGACGAGAACGCCGACCTCCGGGACGAGACCGACGCTGTCGACGGTTCCGCTCGTGGCGGCCGGGACCGGTCCAACCGTGGCGCGGCCCTGATCGCGACCGCGGTCGCGATCCCGGTGACCGTGCTGGCCGGCGTACTGGCGTTCACCCGGCTCGCCCCGGATCAGTCGGCACCGGAGCCGAACGCGTCGGCGACACCCCAGGTGCAGTCCACCGCTGCGGTGGAGATGGCCGCTCCGACGCTGGCCGAACGTCCCGCCACCGTCTGCCGTGCCCTGCTTTCCCAGCTTCCGCCGACGATCCGGGATCTGCCGCAGCGTCCGGTCACCGCCGGCCCCGAGCAGAACGCCGCGTACGGTGACCCCGCGCTCACCGTCGCCTGCGGCGGCGCGGCGCCGACCTTCGCCGCCACCGACAAACTCTGGCTGGTCAACCGGGTCTGCTGGTATGGCCACGAGGAGGGGGACGGCACGGTGTTGAGCACGGTCGACCGGGAGACGACGGTCACGGTTCGGGTGCCCGACGGCTACGACCAACCACTCCAGTGGGTCTCCCCCGTCGCGGAGACGATCGTCGCCACCGTCCCCTCCACCGACGACGCCCCGTCGGGCTGCCTCCCCGGCTAG
- a CDS encoding D-alanine--D-alanine ligase family protein gives MTTPGRTRVAVVFGGRSPEHGISCVSAGSVLAALDPDQYEVVPVGISRAGQWVLTGGDSSQLAITDRRLPEVTAESGTAVVLNADPSSGGLLVLDPAEGSRALADVDVVFPVLHGAYGEDGTIQGMLEMAGIPYVGANVFASAAAMDKEFTKKLCAAEEIPVGPYAVLRSGMTLTEQDKQRLGLPVFVKPSRAGSSFGITRVTDWADLDDAVANARKIDPKVLVESAVIGREIECGVLEAEAGGVPEASALAEVRVVGDYDFYDFEAKYIDADAACEYDIPADLPERVTRQVQEYAVRAFTALDCAGLARADFFVTPELDVYLNEVNTMPGFTPTSMFPRMWAASGLEYQKLVNRLIRTALNGGAGRR, from the coding sequence GTGACCACCCCAGGCAGGACCCGTGTGGCGGTAGTGTTCGGCGGACGCAGTCCAGAACACGGCATCTCCTGCGTGAGTGCCGGCAGCGTGCTGGCCGCGCTGGACCCCGACCAGTACGAGGTCGTGCCGGTGGGCATCAGTCGCGCCGGCCAGTGGGTACTGACCGGAGGCGATTCGTCGCAGCTTGCGATCACCGACCGGCGACTGCCGGAGGTCACCGCCGAGTCCGGGACCGCCGTCGTGTTGAACGCCGATCCGAGCAGCGGCGGACTGCTGGTGCTCGACCCGGCTGAGGGCTCTCGGGCGCTGGCCGATGTGGACGTGGTGTTCCCGGTCCTGCACGGCGCCTACGGGGAGGACGGCACCATTCAGGGGATGCTGGAGATGGCCGGTATCCCGTACGTCGGGGCGAACGTCTTCGCCTCCGCCGCCGCCATGGACAAGGAGTTCACCAAGAAGCTCTGCGCCGCCGAGGAAATCCCGGTCGGTCCGTACGCGGTGCTGCGCAGCGGCATGACGCTCACCGAGCAGGACAAGCAGCGCCTCGGCCTGCCGGTCTTCGTCAAGCCCTCCCGAGCCGGCTCCTCCTTCGGGATCACCCGGGTCACCGACTGGGCGGACCTGGACGACGCGGTGGCCAACGCCCGGAAGATCGACCCCAAGGTCCTCGTCGAGAGCGCGGTCATCGGCCGGGAGATCGAGTGCGGAGTGCTGGAGGCAGAGGCCGGTGGTGTGCCCGAGGCGTCCGCGCTCGCCGAGGTGAGGGTGGTCGGAGACTACGACTTCTACGACTTCGAGGCGAAGTACATCGACGCCGACGCCGCCTGTGAGTACGACATTCCCGCCGACCTGCCCGAGCGGGTCACCCGCCAGGTCCAGGAGTACGCGGTCCGTGCGTTCACCGCGCTCGACTGCGCCGGGCTGGCTCGGGCCGACTTCTTCGTCACCCCGGAGCTGGATGTCTACCTCAACGAGGTCAACACGATGCCCGGCTTCACGCCGACGTCGATGTTCCCGCGCATGTGGGCAGCCTCCGGCCTGGAGTACCAGAAGCTGGTCAACCGCCTCATCCGTACCGCCCTGAACGGCGGGGCCGGCCGGCGCTGA
- a CDS encoding helix-turn-helix domain-containing protein, with product MAPKTARARRLGIALRTHREAAGLTLESAADEISSTRSTLSRYENAQTLVSPAIVRALLTLYGVAPDEVAAAVQLAKDARKPGWWVSYSYLLDRRTIDFIALEAEATGIANFEPSVVPGLLQTADYVRGVMRGGPHTLTDDEVEQRVQLRLDRQQRLTAPNPPILDAIIDEGALLRPVGDRTVTAAQLEHLLKASDLPNVTIQVIPLAAGYHRGTRGSLHILEFADPEDPFIASVETVAGQMVLDRPGDLRTCTKIMEHLRSVALSPADSRDQLRYIMEGR from the coding sequence ATGGCTCCAAAGACCGCCCGTGCCCGTCGCCTGGGCATCGCCCTGCGCACGCACCGGGAGGCCGCCGGCCTGACCCTGGAGTCCGCGGCGGACGAGATCAGCAGCACACGCAGCACCCTGTCCCGCTACGAGAACGCCCAGACGCTGGTGAGCCCGGCGATCGTCCGCGCGCTGCTCACGTTGTACGGCGTCGCACCCGACGAGGTGGCGGCAGCCGTGCAACTCGCCAAGGACGCACGCAAACCCGGCTGGTGGGTCTCCTACTCGTACCTGCTCGACCGACGCACCATCGACTTCATCGCGCTGGAGGCCGAGGCCACCGGCATCGCCAACTTCGAGCCCTCGGTGGTGCCCGGCCTGCTCCAGACCGCCGACTACGTTCGCGGTGTGATGCGCGGCGGCCCGCACACCCTCACCGACGACGAGGTCGAACAGCGGGTACAGCTCCGACTCGACCGGCAACAGCGACTCACGGCACCGAACCCGCCCATCCTCGACGCCATCATCGACGAGGGTGCCCTGCTGCGGCCGGTGGGCGACCGGACGGTCACGGCGGCGCAGTTGGAGCACCTACTGAAAGCGAGCGACCTGCCCAACGTCACCATCCAGGTGATCCCACTGGCCGCTGGCTACCACCGGGGTACCCGTGGCTCGCTGCACATCCTGGAGTTCGCCGACCCCGAGGACCCGTTCATCGCCTCGGTGGAGACGGTCGCCGGCCAGATGGTCCTCGACCGCCCCGGCGACCTTCGCACCTGCACCAAAATCATGGAGCACCTGCGGAGCGTGGCCCTCAGCCCGGCGGACAGCCGCGACCAGCTCCGGTACATCATGGAGGGACGGTAG
- a CDS encoding DUF397 domain-containing protein — translation MAPTISPELARARWRTSSHSGDEGACVEITTLPHTVGVRDSKDPGGPALLFTPVAWMAFTAAPPHR, via the coding sequence ATGGCCCCGACGATCAGCCCGGAATTGGCCCGCGCCCGATGGCGCACGAGCAGCCACAGCGGAGACGAAGGGGCGTGCGTCGAGATCACGACGCTGCCCCACACGGTCGGTGTTCGCGACTCGAAAGACCCGGGCGGCCCGGCGCTGCTCTTCACCCCCGTGGCCTGGATGGCCTTCACCGCCGCACCGCCGCACCGGTGA
- a CDS encoding cystathionine gamma-lyase, protein MSDVTADRDGTRCVRAGLPEAVPGEPFLPGPVFAAPYHLDPWAGPAGAPNGYGRSDNPTRRLLEAAIGELEGGDCRVLSSGQAAITGLLMSVLRPGDTVVLPADGYFSVRAFATETLAGIGVRVLFVPTVGPYPDLSGVRLVFVETPANPGLDVVDVRALAARARAAGALLAVDNTTATPLGQRPLELGADLVVASGTKALTGHSDLLLGYVASRSVEVLAAVTGWRDHTGAIPGAFDAWLAHRSLATLDLRLARQTENASALVRMLAGQPRVTGLRWPGRPEDPAYPVAVAQMRRMPGVLSFDLGDADRVARFVDAARLVAAATSFGGLHTTADRRAQWGDDTSPGFVRLSCGVEDTNDLVADVTAALRAAG, encoded by the coding sequence GTGAGTGACGTGACCGCTGACCGCGACGGCACCCGCTGTGTCCGCGCCGGGCTGCCCGAGGCCGTGCCCGGGGAGCCGTTCCTACCCGGCCCGGTCTTCGCCGCGCCCTACCACCTGGACCCGTGGGCGGGTCCAGCGGGCGCACCGAATGGCTACGGCCGGTCGGACAACCCGACCCGCCGGTTGCTGGAGGCGGCGATCGGTGAGCTGGAGGGGGGCGACTGCCGGGTCCTGTCCAGCGGTCAGGCGGCGATCACCGGGCTGCTGATGAGTGTGCTGCGCCCCGGCGACACGGTGGTGCTTCCCGCCGACGGCTACTTCTCGGTACGGGCGTTCGCCACCGAGACCCTGGCCGGCATCGGGGTACGGGTGCTCTTCGTGCCGACCGTCGGACCGTATCCGGACCTCTCCGGCGTACGCCTGGTGTTCGTGGAGACGCCGGCCAACCCGGGCCTGGACGTTGTCGACGTGCGTGCGTTGGCCGCCCGCGCGCGGGCGGCCGGGGCCTTGTTGGCGGTGGACAACACGACCGCGACTCCGCTCGGGCAGCGTCCGTTGGAACTCGGCGCCGACCTGGTGGTGGCCTCCGGTACGAAGGCACTTACCGGCCACTCGGATCTGCTGCTCGGCTACGTCGCCAGCCGGTCGGTCGAGGTGCTGGCGGCGGTGACGGGGTGGCGGGATCACACGGGGGCGATACCGGGCGCGTTCGACGCCTGGCTGGCACACCGGTCTCTGGCCACGCTCGACCTGCGGCTTGCCCGACAGACCGAGAACGCCTCGGCGCTCGTTCGGATGCTGGCGGGGCAACCGCGGGTGACCGGGCTGCGTTGGCCGGGTAGGCCGGAGGACCCGGCCTACCCGGTGGCCGTGGCCCAGATGCGCCGGATGCCGGGGGTGCTCTCGTTCGATCTCGGCGACGCCGACCGGGTCGCCCGGTTCGTTGACGCGGCCCGGCTGGTGGCGGCGGCTACCTCGTTCGGCGGGCTGCACACCACCGCCGACCGCAGGGCACAGTGGGGCGACGACACCTCACCCGGTTTCGTCCGGCTCTCGTGCGGGGTCGAGGACACCAACGACCTGGTCGCCGACGTGACGGCCGCGTTGAGGGCCGCTGGTTGA
- a CDS encoding NAD(P)H-dependent glycerol-3-phosphate dehydrogenase, producing the protein MSGHVAVLGAGSWGTAFAKILADAGRDVTLWARREAVAASMKAERRNPEYLPGLVLPDRVTATGDAQEAITGAEVVVLAVPSQTLRGNLTGWIPHLHPDATLVSLMKGIELGTTKRMSEVVMETARVPADRVVVVSGPNLAPEVVAEQPAATVVACTDVDRATLVQRAITTSYFRPYTNDDVIGCELGGAVKNVIALAYGIATAMGFGHNTRAMLVTRGLAETARLGVALGADPLTFAGLAGMGDLVASCSSPSARNRTFGEHLGRGATLEEARIATRQTAEGVKSALAIRDLARAHEVEMPITEQVELVCHEGVDPRRAVAALMSRTTKPE; encoded by the coding sequence ATGAGCGGGCACGTCGCGGTGTTGGGGGCCGGGTCCTGGGGGACGGCCTTCGCCAAGATCCTCGCTGACGCCGGCCGGGACGTCACCCTCTGGGCCCGGCGGGAGGCGGTCGCGGCGTCGATGAAGGCCGAACGGCGCAATCCGGAGTACCTGCCGGGGCTGGTGCTGCCGGATCGGGTGACCGCCACCGGGGACGCCCAGGAGGCGATCACGGGTGCCGAGGTGGTGGTGCTCGCGGTGCCGTCACAGACGCTGCGCGGCAATCTCACCGGGTGGATCCCCCACCTGCACCCCGACGCCACGCTGGTCTCCCTGATGAAGGGCATCGAGCTCGGCACCACCAAGCGGATGAGCGAGGTCGTCATGGAGACCGCCCGGGTGCCCGCTGACCGGGTGGTCGTGGTCTCCGGCCCGAACCTGGCCCCCGAGGTCGTCGCCGAGCAGCCCGCCGCCACCGTGGTCGCCTGCACCGACGTCGACCGGGCCACCCTCGTGCAGCGGGCGATCACCACCTCGTACTTCCGGCCCTACACCAACGACGACGTGATCGGTTGTGAGCTGGGTGGCGCGGTCAAGAACGTCATCGCTCTCGCGTACGGCATCGCCACCGCGATGGGGTTCGGCCACAACACCCGGGCCATGCTGGTCACCCGTGGACTAGCCGAGACCGCCCGGCTGGGCGTCGCGCTCGGCGCCGACCCGCTCACCTTCGCCGGCCTGGCCGGAATGGGCGATCTGGTGGCATCCTGCTCGTCCCCGTCGGCCCGCAACCGCACCTTCGGTGAGCACCTCGGCCGGGGGGCGACCCTGGAGGAGGCCCGGATCGCTACCCGGCAGACCGCCGAGGGGGTCAAGAGTGCGCTCGCCATCCGCGACCTGGCCCGAGCGCATGAGGTCGAGATGCCGATCACCGAGCAGGTTGAGCTGGTCTGCCACGAGGGGGTGGACCCCCGCCGCGCGGTCGCGGCGCTGATGAGTCGTACGACGAAGCCGGAGTGA
- a CDS encoding lysophospholipid acyltransferase family protein, which produces MARRRIGFWQRFAVVLVKSVMTIWTRRSWRGMEHLPRSGGIIIVPNHISHADPLVAAHFVYDSGRWPQFLGKASLFRIPLVGGILRRCWQIPVERGTSSAVQSLDLLVDTVDGGGAVVIYPEGTTTREPELWPMKGKTGAARLALATGAPVIPVAMWGPERMFDPRTTRLNPRPRIPVTVVAGPPVDLERWAGVPPTKAVLEEMTDVIMLRLRDLLAEVRQTDPPALWEQPGRAGHPGAAT; this is translated from the coding sequence GTGGCGCGGCGTAGGATCGGGTTCTGGCAACGGTTCGCCGTGGTGCTGGTCAAGTCTGTGATGACGATCTGGACGCGTCGGAGTTGGCGTGGCATGGAACACCTTCCCCGATCCGGCGGAATCATCATCGTGCCGAACCACATCTCACACGCCGACCCCCTGGTCGCCGCGCACTTCGTCTACGACTCCGGGCGTTGGCCGCAGTTCCTCGGCAAGGCCAGCCTGTTCCGAATCCCGCTGGTTGGTGGGATCCTGCGCCGCTGCTGGCAGATCCCGGTCGAGCGCGGTACCTCGTCCGCGGTCCAGTCGTTGGATCTCCTGGTCGACACGGTCGACGGGGGTGGTGCCGTGGTGATCTACCCGGAGGGCACCACCACTCGGGAACCCGAGCTGTGGCCGATGAAGGGCAAGACCGGCGCGGCGCGACTCGCCCTGGCAACCGGTGCCCCGGTCATTCCGGTCGCCATGTGGGGGCCCGAGCGGATGTTCGACCCCCGGACCACCCGACTGAACCCGCGCCCAAGAATCCCGGTGACGGTGGTCGCCGGCCCCCCGGTCGACCTGGAGCGGTGGGCCGGCGTCCCTCCGACGAAGGCGGTGCTTGAGGAGATGACCGACGTCATCATGCTGCGGCTACGCGACCTACTCGCCGAGGTCCGGCAGACGGACCCGCCCGCACTGTGGGAGCAGCCCGGCCGCGCCGGCCACCCAGGAGCGGCGACATGA
- the cofC gene encoding 2-phospho-L-lactate guanylyltransferase: MTQVWTVVVPVKRLGVAKSRLRGALPDQPHEALALALAVDTVSAVLACPVVADVLVVTDDPAVATETGMAGARVVPDRPAAGLNSAVRHGAATAGAGWIAGLTADLPALRPAELAAALSAARTGPTSRRYLPDAPGTGTVLLAAPPGVPLNPRFGGSSAAAHAASGALALLGDWPSLRRDVDTATDLAEAARLGLGPRTALLCGTAAPTAGRSV, encoded by the coding sequence GTGACCCAGGTGTGGACCGTAGTGGTGCCGGTGAAACGGCTGGGCGTGGCGAAGAGCCGGCTCCGCGGCGCGCTGCCGGACCAGCCGCACGAGGCGTTGGCGCTGGCGCTGGCGGTCGACACGGTCAGCGCGGTACTGGCCTGCCCGGTGGTCGCCGACGTGCTGGTGGTCACCGACGACCCGGCGGTGGCGACGGAGACCGGAATGGCCGGCGCCCGGGTAGTGCCGGACCGCCCCGCCGCCGGGCTCAACTCTGCCGTCCGGCATGGCGCGGCGACCGCCGGGGCAGGCTGGATCGCGGGCCTCACCGCGGATCTGCCCGCGCTGCGCCCGGCCGAGTTGGCGGCGGCCCTGTCGGCGGCGCGGACCGGCCCCACGAGCCGGCGGTACCTGCCCGACGCCCCCGGAACCGGCACCGTGCTCCTGGCCGCGCCGCCCGGCGTGCCCCTGAACCCACGTTTCGGCGGCAGCTCGGCGGCGGCCCACGCGGCCAGCGGGGCGCTTGCCCTGCTCGGCGACTGGCCAAGCCTACGCCGGGATGTCGACACCGCCACCGACCTGGCCGAGGCCGCCCGGCTCGGGCTGGGCCCGCGCACCGCGCTGCTGTGCGGCACGGCCGCCCCGACCGCCGGCCGGTCGGTGTAG